A genomic window from Brevibacillus agri includes:
- a CDS encoding bifunctional 2-methylcitrate dehydratase/aconitate hydratase, which yields MLKMNERTKTDQLLEEIADYVLTKEITSEEAFQTARYVLLDTLGCGILALSYPECTKLLGPIVPETVVPNGCRVPGTSYVLDPVRGAFNIGCMIRWLDYNDTWLAAEWGHPSDNLGGILAVADYLSRVRLAEGKEPLVVRDVLEMMVKAHEIQGVLALENSLNRVGLDHVLFVKIATTAVVTKMLGGGREEIINALSNAWIDNSALRTYRHAPNTGSRKSWAAGDATSRGVHLALMALKGEMGYPSALSAPGWGFQDVLFNKKELKLARPLDSYVMEHVLFKVSYPAEFHAQTAAECAVALHPQVKDRLDDIDSITITTHESAIRIIDKVGPLHNPADRDHCLQYITAIALLKGTITAEHYEDETASDPRIDSLRAKMRVIENKQYTYDYLDPNKRSIANAVQIHFKDGTETEKVECEYPLGHRFRRQEAIPKIEEKFSDTLRTHFPSGQQRKIEQVCFDHEKLAQMRVNEFVNLFLLG from the coding sequence ATGCTGAAAATGAATGAACGGACAAAAACAGACCAGTTGCTGGAGGAAATCGCAGACTATGTGCTGACGAAGGAGATTACGAGTGAAGAAGCGTTCCAGACCGCACGCTACGTGCTGCTGGATACGCTCGGATGCGGCATTTTGGCTCTGTCCTATCCGGAGTGCACGAAGCTGCTCGGGCCGATCGTGCCTGAAACCGTCGTTCCGAACGGTTGCCGTGTACCGGGAACCTCGTACGTGCTTGACCCGGTGCGCGGAGCGTTCAATATCGGTTGCATGATCCGTTGGCTCGATTACAACGATACGTGGCTGGCCGCAGAGTGGGGGCATCCGTCGGACAACCTCGGCGGTATTTTGGCAGTAGCCGATTATTTGAGCCGCGTACGCCTGGCAGAAGGAAAAGAACCGCTCGTCGTGCGCGATGTGCTGGAAATGATGGTGAAAGCGCACGAAATCCAGGGTGTGCTCGCTTTGGAAAACAGCCTGAACCGCGTCGGCCTGGATCACGTGCTGTTCGTCAAAATCGCCACAACGGCTGTCGTGACGAAGATGCTGGGCGGCGGCCGGGAAGAAATTATCAACGCTTTGTCCAATGCGTGGATCGACAATTCCGCCTTGCGCACCTATCGTCACGCGCCAAATACGGGATCGCGCAAGTCGTGGGCAGCCGGGGACGCGACCAGCCGGGGCGTTCATCTCGCATTGATGGCGCTCAAGGGAGAGATGGGCTATCCGTCCGCTCTGTCTGCGCCAGGCTGGGGATTCCAGGATGTTTTGTTCAACAAAAAAGAACTGAAGCTCGCGCGCCCGCTCGACTCCTACGTCATGGAGCACGTGCTGTTTAAAGTATCGTATCCGGCAGAATTTCACGCCCAAACCGCTGCGGAATGCGCAGTAGCCCTGCATCCGCAAGTAAAAGACCGCCTGGATGACATCGACTCGATCACCATTACTACCCATGAATCGGCCATCCGCATTATCGACAAGGTCGGCCCGCTGCACAACCCGGCCGATCGCGACCATTGCTTGCAATACATTACCGCAATCGCCCTGCTCAAAGGCACGATTACAGCGGAGCACTATGAAGATGAAACCGCCAGCGATCCGCGAATCGACAGCTTGCGGGCGAAAATGAGGGTGATCGAGAACAAGCAGTACACGTACGATTACCTCGATCCGAACAAGCGCTCGATTGCGAATGCCGTGCAGATTCATTTCAAGGATGGCACCGAGACGGAAAAAGTCGAGTGCGAATATCCGCTCGGGCACCGTTTCCGCAGGCAGGAAGCCATTCCTAAGATCGAGGAGAAGTTCTCCGATACATTGCGCACCCATTTCCCAAGCGGGCAGCAGCGAAAAATCGAGCAAGTCTGCTTTGACCACGAGAAGCTTGCGCAGATGCGCGTAAACGAGTTCGTGAATTTGTTCCTGCTGGGATAA
- a CDS encoding YhgE/Pip domain-containing protein: MRSIWQIYKTDWINIFKVPTGIFLIVAIILLPCLYDWVNIKSVWDPYANTQGVKVAVTSEDQGATVMDKQINIGDELLKSLQHNDKLGWTFVTKEEAERGVDRGDYYASILIPADFSEKITGIVNGRLDRPEVIYTVNEKVNAVAPKITSSGVSAIAKQINESFTEEVSEALLTKLTEIGVKLEEQLPTIRRIESGIFELEKKLPEIHAAGQKVLEIEKKLPEIHEKAQIIPEVEKRLPEINQAADAVLKVQQNWPRINEAASVIIGMEDKLPTIEQAVGRIAELDQNFGKVASAVTTATEKASQAIEIVSAAQNALPRIAELTDKGADLADQLNRFFATHDGAWDTIAPLIKQNLLLAQQAADALAQLTDRLLQLNPERLPTAEEVHAVQDRLSRVVRVLEHTAALADKLNGYIPGQPLDRLSERLHGLEDRMNRQIEILGTIADALENGKKPARDLVESLNELSKNTSAELGDILGRYDSEIVPKIEEGIEKLKTITGTSAELLHKAQEKLPDIETILKETKAGLELGLAELKRIEQELPQIQARVHELAQTLQAKSDAFAKAIRTAAPFLKENLPAIGQKLDQAAAFIRNDLPQAEAELVKLADFVRNKLPEVENGVHRVAALVRDDLPKLESAISQAADKLREVEANNNFADLAKLLRGDIQKESEFLASPVQIKENRKYPIPNYGSAMSPFYGVLSLWVGATLLISLLKPDAENPDGRYKPYQLYLGRLGTFVTIGLLQALCITLGDIYILEAYVADKVPFVLFAMLVSMVFVTITYTLLSVFGNVGKGIAIIFMVFQFSSSGGTFPISMTAPFFQALNPFMPFTYAISLLREGVGGVLWETAIRDILFLFGFIGISLFIALALKRPLSGLIQKSMENAKKTKIIG; encoded by the coding sequence ATGCGTTCCATATGGCAGATTTACAAAACGGACTGGATCAACATATTCAAAGTACCGACGGGAATTTTCCTCATTGTCGCGATCATCTTGCTCCCATGCCTGTACGATTGGGTCAACATCAAGTCGGTCTGGGACCCGTACGCCAATACGCAAGGCGTAAAAGTGGCGGTAACGAGCGAGGACCAGGGCGCGACGGTCATGGACAAGCAGATCAACATCGGGGACGAGCTGCTAAAGAGCTTGCAGCACAACGATAAGCTGGGCTGGACCTTCGTGACGAAGGAGGAGGCCGAGCGCGGCGTGGATCGGGGCGATTACTACGCCAGCATCCTGATTCCGGCCGACTTTTCCGAGAAAATTACCGGGATCGTCAACGGCAGACTGGACAGGCCCGAAGTGATCTATACGGTCAACGAAAAAGTCAACGCCGTGGCTCCCAAAATCACCTCTTCCGGCGTCTCGGCCATCGCCAAGCAGATCAACGAAAGCTTCACGGAAGAGGTCAGCGAGGCTCTGCTGACAAAGCTGACGGAAATCGGTGTGAAGCTCGAGGAGCAACTGCCGACCATTCGCCGAATCGAGAGCGGTATTTTTGAACTGGAGAAAAAGCTGCCCGAGATTCATGCAGCGGGGCAAAAGGTGCTGGAGATTGAAAAGAAGCTGCCGGAAATTCACGAGAAGGCGCAAATCATCCCGGAAGTGGAAAAGCGCCTCCCGGAAATCAACCAGGCGGCCGATGCCGTGCTGAAAGTCCAGCAAAACTGGCCGCGAATCAACGAAGCCGCATCGGTTATCATCGGCATGGAAGACAAGCTGCCGACAATCGAGCAGGCGGTCGGGCGCATTGCCGAGCTCGATCAAAACTTCGGCAAAGTCGCAAGCGCGGTCACCACGGCCACAGAGAAGGCCAGTCAGGCAATTGAGATTGTTTCGGCGGCTCAAAACGCCCTGCCGCGCATTGCCGAGCTGACGGACAAAGGAGCCGATTTGGCCGATCAACTGAATCGGTTTTTTGCAACCCATGACGGCGCATGGGACACAATCGCGCCGCTGATTAAGCAAAATCTCCTGCTGGCCCAGCAAGCTGCCGATGCGCTTGCGCAGCTTACAGACAGGCTTTTGCAGCTCAATCCGGAGCGCTTGCCGACAGCAGAAGAGGTTCATGCCGTCCAGGACAGGCTGTCCCGAGTCGTGCGCGTGCTGGAACATACCGCAGCGCTGGCCGACAAGCTGAACGGCTACATCCCCGGACAGCCGCTGGACCGTTTGTCAGAGCGGCTGCACGGGCTCGAGGACAGGATGAATCGGCAAATCGAAATTCTCGGCACGATTGCAGACGCGCTGGAAAACGGGAAAAAGCCAGCGCGAGACTTGGTCGAGAGCCTGAACGAACTGTCGAAAAACACGAGCGCGGAACTGGGCGATATTCTCGGGCGCTACGATAGCGAAATCGTTCCGAAAATCGAGGAAGGCATTGAAAAGCTGAAGACGATCACGGGAACGTCCGCCGAGCTTTTGCACAAAGCGCAGGAAAAGCTCCCGGATATCGAGACGATTCTCAAGGAAACGAAGGCAGGTCTGGAGCTTGGCCTGGCAGAGCTGAAACGAATCGAGCAGGAGCTGCCGCAAATTCAGGCGCGGGTTCACGAGTTGGCGCAAACGCTGCAAGCGAAGTCGGACGCTTTTGCCAAAGCGATTCGCACGGCGGCTCCGTTCTTGAAGGAAAACTTGCCAGCCATCGGGCAAAAGCTCGACCAGGCGGCGGCATTCATTCGCAACGATTTGCCGCAGGCGGAAGCGGAACTTGTGAAGCTGGCTGATTTTGTGCGCAACAAGCTGCCGGAGGTGGAGAACGGCGTCCACAGAGTGGCGGCGCTGGTTCGCGACGATTTGCCCAAGCTGGAGAGCGCGATTTCGCAGGCGGCAGACAAGCTGAGAGAGGTAGAGGCGAACAACAACTTCGCCGATCTCGCCAAGCTTTTGCGCGGGGATATTCAAAAAGAGAGCGAATTTCTCGCCAGCCCGGTGCAGATCAAGGAAAACCGCAAATACCCGATCCCGAACTACGGCTCGGCGATGTCTCCGTTTTACGGCGTCCTGTCGCTATGGGTCGGGGCCACGCTGCTGATTTCCCTGCTCAAGCCGGATGCGGAAAATCCGGATGGCCGCTACAAGCCGTACCAGCTTTATTTGGGCCGCTTGGGCACGTTTGTGACGATCGGTCTGCTTCAGGCATTGTGCATTACGCTTGGAGACATTTACATTCTGGAAGCTTATGTTGCGGATAAAGTCCCGTTTGTGCTTTTCGCGATGCTCGTCAGCATGGTATTCGTCACGATCACGTACACGCTGCTGTCCGTATTCGGCAACGTGGGCAAAGGCATCGCGATCATTTTCATGGTGTTCCAGTTTTCCAGCTCGGGCGGGACGTTCCCGATCAGCATGACCGCTCCCTTTTTCCAGGCATTGAATCCGTTCATGCCGTTCACCTACGCGATCAGCTTGCTGCGGGAGGGCGTAGGCGGGGTGCTTTGGGAGACGGCGATCCGGGATATTCTCTTTCTGTTCGGTTTCATCGGAATCAGCCTGTTCATCGCGCTTGCCTTGAAGCGTCCGTTGAGCGGTCTGATTCAAAAATCGATGGAGAATGCCAAGAAGACAAAAATTATCGGGTAA
- a CDS encoding enoyl-CoA hydratase-related protein, whose product MSSKQLTAEEAAKLQLVQAVVSPEELLPAAVVIARSLIEGKSMTSVARALACITHSARGSMAEGLEKERQKFAELFTTADAKEGIQAFIEKRTPHFTHS is encoded by the coding sequence TTGAGCAGCAAGCAACTGACAGCGGAAGAAGCGGCAAAGCTCCAACTCGTTCAGGCTGTTGTATCCCCGGAGGAACTTCTGCCTGCGGCTGTGGTGATCGCCCGCTCACTGATAGAAGGCAAGAGCATGACGAGCGTTGCCCGGGCATTGGCGTGCATCACGCACAGCGCGAGAGGAAGCATGGCGGAAGGGCTGGAAAAAGAACGGCAAAAATTTGCCGAGCTGTTCACGACAGCCGATGCCAAAGAAGGGATTCAAGCGTTCATTGAGAAGCGAACGCCTCATTTTACTCATTCCTAG
- a CDS encoding enoyl-CoA hydratase/isomerase family protein, which translates to MTNDVLFSVGDNGLATITLNRPQAINSLTHDMVLAIGQRLREWAGNENVRLVLMKGEGTKGFCAGGDIKALYEANTSAEAMEQAVRFFADEYQVDQMVYAFAKPIVAVLDGVVMGGGVGLTYGASHKIVTERTKWSMPEMNIGFFPDVGAAYFLNQAPGHVGRYLALTAAVIQAPDVLYSQAANVYMTSERLEAFCRELEQKNWSGEKTAAELDQLIQAYAETPAAEGKLAALREQIDRHFAFATMEEILASLETEASEFAEETKQALLSKSPSSLKVTLKQLVDGKSKTREECFATDLVLAQNFMRHPDFFEGVRSVLIDKDRSPRYAYRTLEDVSQEVVQAFFVQATG; encoded by the coding sequence ATGACAAACGATGTGCTGTTTTCCGTTGGTGACAATGGCCTGGCTACGATCACGCTGAATCGCCCGCAAGCGATCAATTCGCTTACGCACGACATGGTTTTGGCTATCGGGCAACGACTGCGGGAATGGGCGGGCAATGAGAACGTCCGCCTCGTGCTCATGAAGGGAGAAGGGACAAAAGGCTTTTGCGCAGGCGGAGATATAAAAGCGCTGTACGAGGCGAATACAAGTGCGGAAGCGATGGAACAAGCCGTTCGTTTTTTTGCGGACGAGTACCAGGTGGACCAGATGGTTTACGCGTTCGCCAAACCGATCGTCGCTGTACTCGACGGAGTGGTGATGGGAGGCGGAGTCGGGTTGACCTACGGAGCCAGCCACAAAATCGTGACCGAGCGCACGAAATGGTCCATGCCGGAAATGAATATCGGCTTTTTCCCGGACGTTGGCGCAGCGTATTTTTTAAACCAGGCGCCAGGACACGTCGGCCGATACCTCGCTTTGACGGCCGCTGTCATTCAGGCGCCTGATGTGCTGTACAGCCAGGCGGCGAACGTTTACATGACCAGCGAGCGGCTGGAAGCGTTTTGTCGCGAGCTGGAGCAGAAGAATTGGTCGGGAGAAAAGACGGCAGCAGAGCTGGACCAGTTGATTCAGGCGTACGCAGAGACGCCAGCAGCAGAGGGGAAGCTTGCTGCTCTGCGCGAACAGATTGACCGCCACTTTGCTTTTGCAACGATGGAGGAAATCTTGGCTTCCCTGGAGACAGAGGCGAGCGAGTTTGCCGAGGAAACCAAGCAAGCTCTGCTGTCCAAGTCTCCAAGCTCCTTGAAGGTCACCTTGAAGCAACTCGTTGATGGCAAGAGCAAAACGAGGGAAGAATGCTTTGCGACAGACCTTGTGCTTGCGCAAAACTTTATGCGGCACCCCGATTTTTTTGAAGGGGTTCGCTCGGTGCTGATTGATAAAGACCGCTCTCCCCGCTATGCGTACCGGACGTTGGAGGATGTGTCGCAGGAGGTGGTCCAAGCCTTTTTCGTTCAAGCGACAGGGTGA
- the mmgD gene encoding citrate synthase: MGVEEKFFPGLEGVVAAETSISFLDTKQGEIVIKGYDLIELSKAYRYLDIVHLLLEEALPNEEQKRAVEEKLKSEYDIPREVFDMLKLLPEKTHPMDGLRTGLSALAGYDSHLDNCSPQANKERAYKLLGKVPNIVANSYRVIQKAELVAPLPELSYSANFLYMITGKIPSAFEEAIFDRSLVLYSEHEMPNSTFTARVIASTLSDLYGALTGAVASLKGNLHGGANEAVMHMLLEASSVEEFEQLLESKLANKERIMGFGHRVYMKKIDPRALMMKDALRQLCDAKGDDLLYQMCEAGEKIMECEKGIYPNLDYYAAPVYWMLGIPIPLYTPIFFSARTVGLCAHVIEQHKHNRLFRPRVNYIGQRRA; encoded by the coding sequence ATGGGAGTTGAAGAAAAGTTTTTTCCAGGTCTGGAAGGGGTAGTGGCTGCGGAAACGAGCATTTCCTTTCTGGATACGAAGCAAGGAGAAATCGTCATCAAAGGGTACGACTTGATCGAGCTGTCCAAAGCGTACCGTTACCTGGATATCGTCCATCTTTTGCTGGAGGAAGCGCTGCCGAACGAGGAACAAAAGCGGGCGGTAGAAGAGAAGCTGAAGAGCGAGTACGACATCCCGAGAGAAGTGTTCGACATGCTCAAGCTGCTGCCGGAAAAAACGCATCCGATGGACGGCTTGCGGACGGGGCTGTCGGCGCTGGCCGGCTATGACAGTCACCTCGACAACTGCTCGCCGCAAGCCAACAAGGAGCGGGCCTACAAGCTGCTCGGCAAAGTGCCGAACATCGTCGCCAACAGCTACCGCGTGATTCAAAAAGCCGAGCTGGTGGCACCGTTGCCGGAGCTGTCGTACAGCGCCAATTTTCTCTACATGATTACGGGCAAAATCCCGTCTGCCTTCGAAGAGGCCATCTTCGACCGATCCCTGGTTTTGTACAGCGAGCACGAAATGCCCAATTCGACCTTTACGGCGCGGGTGATCGCCTCCACTTTGTCGGATTTGTACGGGGCATTGACCGGAGCGGTCGCTTCGCTGAAAGGAAACTTGCACGGCGGAGCAAACGAAGCGGTGATGCACATGCTGCTTGAGGCAAGCTCGGTCGAGGAATTTGAGCAATTGCTGGAGTCCAAGCTGGCCAACAAAGAGCGGATTATGGGATTCGGCCACCGCGTGTACATGAAAAAGATCGATCCGCGTGCCCTCATGATGAAGGACGCCTTGAGGCAACTGTGCGACGCCAAAGGAGACGACCTGCTGTATCAGATGTGCGAAGCCGGAGAGAAAATCATGGAGTGCGAGAAGGGCATTTACCCGAATCTCGATTATTACGCCGCTCCGGTGTACTGGATGCTCGGGATTCCGATTCCGCTGTACACCCCGATCTTTTTCAGTGCGAGAACAGTAGGGCTGTGCGCGCATGTGATCGAGCAGCATAAACACAACCGCCTGTTCCGGCCCCGGGTCAACTACATCGGCCAACGCCGCGCGTAA
- the prpB gene encoding methylisocitrate lyase — MAWIVDQPLTQKELAERFRSLMTAPDILQIPGAHDAMAAIVAKQAGFSALYLSGAAYTASRGLPDLGIVTSAETAERAKDLIRATNLPVLVDIDTGFGGVLNAARTAREMVEAHVAAVQIEDQQLPKKCGHLNGKQLVTTEEMVQKISVMKEVAPTLLIVARTDARAVEGLEAAVARATAYAEAGADAIFPEALESEAEFRLFAEKITVPLLANMTEFGKTPYYSAQQFADMGYQMVIYPVTSLRAAAKAYERIFSLIREQGTQKEGLSDMQTRSELYEAISYYRYEELDKRISRTVLTDEQ; from the coding sequence TTGGCGTGGATTGTGGATCAACCTTTGACGCAAAAGGAGCTGGCCGAGCGGTTTCGTTCGCTCATGACAGCGCCTGACATTTTGCAAATACCCGGGGCGCACGATGCAATGGCAGCTATCGTCGCCAAGCAGGCGGGATTTTCCGCTCTTTACTTGTCGGGAGCTGCCTATACCGCGAGCAGAGGGTTGCCGGATCTCGGCATCGTCACCTCAGCGGAAACGGCTGAGCGTGCCAAAGACCTCATCCGGGCAACCAACTTGCCTGTGCTGGTCGATATTGATACCGGTTTCGGAGGCGTGCTGAACGCGGCCCGCACCGCTCGGGAAATGGTCGAAGCCCATGTCGCGGCGGTGCAAATAGAAGATCAGCAGCTTCCGAAAAAATGCGGCCACTTGAACGGAAAGCAACTGGTCACAACAGAAGAGATGGTGCAAAAAATCAGCGTCATGAAAGAAGTCGCGCCTACGCTATTGATTGTGGCCCGGACAGATGCGCGTGCTGTGGAAGGGCTGGAGGCAGCGGTAGCGAGGGCAACCGCTTATGCGGAAGCGGGAGCGGATGCGATTTTCCCAGAAGCGCTGGAATCAGAAGCAGAGTTCCGCTTGTTTGCGGAAAAAATCACGGTTCCTTTGCTCGCCAACATGACGGAATTTGGAAAAACGCCCTACTATTCGGCACAGCAGTTTGCGGACATGGGCTATCAGATGGTGATTTACCCCGTGACCTCGCTTCGGGCAGCGGCGAAGGCGTATGAACGGATTTTCTCGCTGATCCGGGAGCAGGGAACGCAAAAAGAGGGACTGTCCGACATGCAGACGCGAAGCGAATTGTACGAGGCGATCTCGTACTACCGATACGAGGAGCTGGACAAACGGATTTCCCGGACGGTTCTCACGGACGAACAATAG